One genomic region from Gossypium hirsutum isolate 1008001.06 chromosome D13, Gossypium_hirsutum_v2.1, whole genome shotgun sequence encodes:
- the LOC107940025 gene encoding germin-like protein subfamily 1 member 7 — protein MVRIDYAPNGGLNPPHTHPRASEILVVLEGTLHVGFVTLNPDNRLISKVLYSGDVFVFPVGLIHFQYNIGNTYAVAFAGLSSENPEVITIANAVFGSNPSINADIAKAFNLDRKMVKNLQSEF, from the coding sequence ATGGTTCGAATTGACTATGCACCTAACGGTGGCCTGAACCCTCCTCACACTCACCCTCGTGCCTCAGAAATTCTAGTTGTTCTGGAAGGCACACTCCATGTCGGTTTCGTTACATTGAATCCAGATAATCGTTTGATTTCTAAAGTCCTATATTCCGGAGATGTCTTTGTTTTTCCTGTGGGTCTCATTCACTTCCAGTACAACATAGGGAACACCTATGCTGTCGCCTTTGCTGGTCTTAGCAGTGAAAACCCAGAGGTGATTACTATCGCAAATGCAGTATTTGGCTCAAACCCTTCCATTAATGCTGATATTGCCAAGGCTTTTAATCTGGATAGAAAAATGGTGAAGAATCTTCAATCCGAATTCTAA
- the LOC107940036 gene encoding germin-like protein subfamily 1 member 7, protein MEALQIIVAIFILALASSLTFASDPSPLQDFCVAINDPKGSLFVNGKFCKDAKLAKADDFYFSGLHIRKNTSNTFGSTVTPVNVAQMPGLHTLGISMVRIDYAPNGGLNPPHTHPRASEILVVLEGTLHVGFVTSNPDNRLISKVLYPGDVFVFPVGLIHFQYNIGNTYAVAFAGLSSENPGVITIANAVFGSNPSINADILAKAFNLDRKMVKNLQSEF, encoded by the exons ATGGAAGCTCTTCAGATTATAGTAGCCATTTTCATCTTGGCTCTTGCATCGTCTTTGACCTTTGCCTCTGATCCTAGCCCTCTTCAGGACTTTTGTGTAGCCATTAATGATCCCAAGGGCTCTC TGTTTGTCAACGGAAAATTCTGCAAAGACGCAAAGCTTGCCAAAGCAGATGACTTCTACTTTTCAGGTCTCCATATCCGCAAAAACACATCCAACACATTTGGATCAACTGTCACACCTGTTAATGTTGCACAGATGCCAGGACTTCACACATTGGGGATATCTATGGTTCGAATTGACTATGCACCTAACGGTGGCCTGAACCCTCCTCACACTCACCCTCGTGCCTCAGAGATTCTAGTTGTTCTGGAAGGCACACTCCATGTCGGTTTCGTTACATCGAATCCAGATAATCGTTTGATTTCTAAAGTACTATATCCCGGAGATGTCTTTGTTTTTCCTGTGGGTCTCATTCACTTCCAGTACAACATAGGGAACACCTATGCTGTCGCCTTTGCTGGTCTTAGCAGTGAAAACCCAGGGGTGATCACTATCGCAAATGCAGTATTTGGCTCAAACCCTTCCATTAATGCAGATATTCTTGCCAAGGCTTTTAATCTGGATAGGAAAATGGTGAAGAATCTTCAATCCGAATTCTGA
- the LOC107936993 gene encoding germin-like protein subfamily 1 member 14 — MKGIRSILIALGLFAFACSSASAYDPSPLQDFCVAIKDIKNGVFVNGKFCKDPKLAVAEDFFFSGLNRPGNTSNPVGSNVTMINVDIIPGLNTLGISLVRIDYAPYGVNPPHTHPRGSEILLVVEGTLYVGFVTANPDNRLFTKILNPGDVFVFPFGMVHFQFNIGKTAAVAFAGLSSQNAGVITIANAVFGSNPPINPDVLAKAFQLNKNVVKYLQSRF; from the exons ATGAAAGGGATTCGCTCCATTCTTATTGCTTTAGGCCTCTTTGCTTTTGCTTGCTCATCGGCCTCAGCATATGACCCCAGTCCTCTCCAGGACTTTTGTGTAGCTATCAAGGACATCAAGAATGGCG TGTTTGTAAATGGTAAATTTTGCAAAGACCCAAAGCTTGCAGTTGCAGAAGATTTCTTCTTTTCAGGCCTAAACAGGCCGGGGAACACATCAAATCCAGTTGGATCAAATGTCACTATGATCAATGTAGATATAATACCAGGACTTAACACTCTAGGTATATCTCTGGTTCGAATCGACTATGCACCTTATGGTGTCAACCCTCCTCACACTCACCCTCGGGGATCCGAGATCCTGCTTGTTGTCGAAGGCACACTTTATGTCGGCTTCGTTACGGCGAACCCAGACAACCGTCTCTTCACTAAAATCCTAAACCCTGGAGATGTTTTTGTTTTCCCCTTTGGTATGGTTCATTTCCAGTTCAACATAGGAAAAACTGCGGCGGTTGCCTTTGCTGGTCTCAGCAGCCAAAATGCTGGGGTTATCACCATAGCTAACGCAGTGTTTGGCTCAAACCCACCGATCAACCCAGATGTTTTGGCCAAGGCGTTCCAGTTGAACAAGAATGTGGTTAAGTATCTTCAGTCTCGGTTCTAA